The Flavobacterium jumunjinense genome includes a region encoding these proteins:
- the tsf gene encoding translation elongation factor Ts — protein sequence MANITAADVNKLRTATGAGMMDCKKALVEADGDFDLAIENLRKKGQKVAANRSDRESTEGAAITVVNADKTAGVAITLNCETDFVGKNDSFVKLASDLANQALNYATKEELLASDYNGMTVADKLIEQTGVIGEKIEIGSFERLEGAFIGSYIHAGNKIAVLTSLSANVDGAEEASRNVAMQAAAMNPIALNEDGVDAAIIEKEIEIAKEQLRAEGKPEAMLDNISKGKIQRFYKDNTLVNQDYIKDGSMNVAGYVKTVNADLTVTGFKRVSLG from the coding sequence ATGGCAAATATTACTGCTGCAGATGTAAACAAATTAAGAACAGCAACTGGTGCTGGTATGATGGACTGCAAAAAAGCTTTAGTTGAAGCAGATGGAGATTTTGATTTAGCAATTGAAAACCTTCGTAAAAAAGGACAAAAAGTAGCGGCTAACCGTTCTGATAGAGAATCTACAGAAGGTGCAGCAATTACTGTTGTTAACGCTGACAAAACTGCAGGTGTAGCTATCACATTAAACTGTGAAACTGATTTCGTAGGTAAAAACGATTCTTTCGTAAAATTAGCTTCTGATTTAGCTAACCAAGCATTAAATTATGCAACTAAAGAAGAATTATTAGCTTCTGATTATAACGGTATGACTGTTGCTGATAAATTAATAGAACAAACTGGAGTAATTGGAGAAAAAATCGAAATCGGTTCTTTTGAAAGATTAGAAGGTGCTTTTATAGGTTCTTATATTCACGCTGGAAACAAAATTGCTGTTTTAACTTCATTATCTGCTAACGTAGATGGTGCAGAAGAAGCTTCAAGAAACGTTGCTATGCAAGCTGCTGCAATGAACCCAATCGCGTTAAACGAAGATGGTGTTGATGCTGCAATCATTGAAAAAGAAATAGAAATTGCTAAAGAGCAATTACGCGCTGAAGGAAAGCCAGAAGCAATGTTAGACAACATTTCTAAAGGTAAAATTCAACGTTTCTACAAAGACAATACTTTAGTGAACCAAGACTATATTAAAGATGGTTCTATGAATGTTGCTGGATATGTAAAAACAGTTAATGCTGATTTAACAGTTACAGGATTCAAAAGAGTTTCTTTAGGATAA
- the rplM gene encoding 50S ribosomal protein L13, with amino-acid sequence MNTLSYKTVSANKATVSKEWIVVDAEGHNLGRFASKVAILLRGKNKASYTPHVDCGDNVIVINAEKINLTGNKLDDKTYIRHTGYPGGQRSLTAKVLQQKNPALLVEKAIKGMLPKTKLGAELFRNLNVYVGTEHKHEAQKPKTVNLNDLK; translated from the coding sequence GTGAACACATTAAGCTACAAGACTGTATCTGCAAACAAAGCAACCGTATCGAAAGAATGGATTGTTGTAGATGCTGAAGGTCATAACTTAGGGCGTTTTGCATCAAAAGTAGCAATACTTTTAAGAGGTAAAAACAAAGCAAGTTATACACCACACGTTGACTGTGGAGATAACGTAATCGTTATCAACGCAGAAAAAATCAACCTTACTGGTAACAAGTTAGATGACAAAACGTACATCAGACACACAGGTTACCCAGGAGGACAAAGAAGTTTAACTGCTAAAGTATTGCAACAAAAAAACCCTGCATTATTAGTAGAAAAAGCTATCAAAGGAATGTTACCTAAGACAAAATTAGGTGCTGAATTATTCCGCAATTTAAATGTATATGTAGGTACTGAGCACAAACATGAGGCTCAAAAACCTAAAACCGTAAACCTAAACGATCTTAAGTAA
- the rpsB gene encoding 30S ribosomal protein S2 codes for MANKIDVKELLEAGVHFGHMTRKWDPNMAPYIYMERNGIHIINLYKTAAKIEEANEALKKIAASGRKVLFVATKKQAKDIVAEKAAACNMPYITERWPGGMLTNFITIRKAVKKMAMIDRMKKDGTFNTLSKKEKLQVDRLRAKLEKNLGSISDMTRLPAALFVVDVKAEHIAIKEAQKLNIPVFAMVDTNSDPRPIDFVIPSNDDASKSIDKVLGLVSAAIIEGLSDRKAEKDEQPAAPAVAAKEVETKTEATTTSKEE; via the coding sequence ATGGCAAACAAAATTGACGTTAAAGAGTTATTAGAGGCTGGTGTACATTTTGGACACATGACTCGCAAGTGGGACCCAAACATGGCTCCTTACATCTATATGGAGCGCAATGGTATCCATATTATAAATTTATACAAAACTGCAGCTAAAATTGAAGAAGCTAATGAAGCTTTGAAAAAAATTGCTGCTTCAGGTAGAAAAGTACTTTTTGTTGCTACTAAAAAACAAGCTAAAGATATTGTTGCTGAAAAAGCAGCTGCTTGTAACATGCCTTACATCACTGAAAGATGGCCAGGTGGTATGCTAACAAACTTCATCACTATTCGTAAAGCTGTAAAGAAAATGGCGATGATTGATAGAATGAAAAAAGATGGTACTTTTAATACACTATCTAAAAAAGAAAAATTACAAGTAGATCGTCTACGTGCAAAATTAGAGAAAAACTTAGGTTCTATTTCAGACATGACTAGACTACCTGCTGCTCTTTTTGTAGTTGACGTTAAAGCTGAACATATCGCAATAAAAGAAGCTCAAAAATTAAACATTCCAGTTTTTGCAATGGTTGATACAAACTCGGACCCACGTCCAATTGACTTTGTTATTCCATCAAATGATGATGCTTCTAAATCAATCGATAAAGTTTTAGGATTAGTATCTGCTGCTATCATTGAAGGTCTTTCTGACAGAAAAGCTGAAAAAGATGAGCAACCAGCTGCACCAGCAGTTGCCGCTAAAGAAGTAGAAACTAAAACAGAAGCTACAACAACTTCTAAAGAAGAATAA
- the rpsI gene encoding 30S ribosomal protein S9 has protein sequence MGVIHKIGRRKCAVARVYVTEGTGKITVNKREFTTYFPTATLQYKVMQPLAMTENAENFDVKVNVYGGGSTGQAEAVRMALARVMCEVEAENRAILKPEGLLTRDPRMVERKKFGQKKARKRFQFSKR, from the coding sequence ATGGGAGTTATTCACAAAATCGGTAGAAGAAAATGTGCAGTTGCACGTGTTTATGTTACTGAAGGAACAGGTAAAATTACCGTAAACAAAAGAGAATTTACAACTTACTTCCCTACTGCTACTTTACAGTACAAAGTAATGCAACCGTTAGCAATGACAGAAAATGCAGAAAACTTTGACGTAAAAGTAAATGTTTATGGAGGTGGTTCAACAGGACAAGCAGAAGCTGTGAGAATGGCTTTAGCTAGAGTAATGTGTGAAGTAGAAGCTGAAAACAGAGCTATTTTAAAACCAGAAGGATTACTAACAAGAGATCCAAGAATGGTAGAACGTAAGAAATTTGGTCAGAAGAAAGCACGTAAGAGATTCCAATTCTCGAAACGTTAA